The proteins below come from a single uncultured Dethiosulfovibrio sp. genomic window:
- the larA gene encoding nickel-dependent lactate racemase: MNLGYGQGEVKLFLPEGLTLKGVLEPPEALSRPEEEVIRESLASPIDSPRLRDIVSAGETVCIVVSDVTRAWQRMAVYLPFLVEELMAGGVREEDISFLTATGTHRAQTEEEHRMLLGDLLDRFRIVDHDCTDEGSLVDLGMTSRGTPLKVNRMVTQCDRLIITGAVTYHVMAGWGGGRKSILPGVASYDAIQANHALALKPSPDTGRDMRCRCANMEDNSLHLDMEEACEMVSPDFAFNVVIGGDSRIAAAVSGHWRSSHLRGTELVNDLNGVRVEDRADVVVASAGGYPKDMVLYQSAKTVFNSAEAVKDGGTLVVVARCQEGAGSDECLEIMTEYPDQIEREKALRDRFSIPRYVGYLLTEQAARVNLVLVSDMNQTDLKGSGIAAVSTVEEAMAEVEKRHSQGGSVYVIPHGGAVFPFIKD; the protein is encoded by the coding sequence ATGAACTTGGGCTACGGGCAGGGAGAGGTCAAACTCTTCCTGCCCGAGGGACTGACCCTAAAGGGAGTCCTCGAGCCACCTGAGGCTCTCTCCAGGCCCGAGGAGGAGGTCATAAGGGAGTCTCTGGCAAGCCCCATAGACTCCCCCAGGCTCAGGGACATAGTCTCCGCCGGAGAGACGGTCTGTATAGTGGTCTCCGACGTCACCAGGGCGTGGCAGAGGATGGCGGTATACCTGCCCTTCTTGGTGGAGGAGCTTATGGCGGGAGGAGTGAGGGAGGAGGATATCTCCTTTCTCACCGCCACAGGGACCCACAGGGCCCAGACAGAGGAGGAGCACCGGATGCTCCTGGGGGACCTGTTGGATCGGTTTAGGATCGTGGACCACGACTGTACCGATGAGGGGTCCTTGGTGGACCTTGGCATGACCTCCAGGGGAACGCCACTGAAGGTCAACCGGATGGTGACCCAGTGCGACAGGCTGATCATAACCGGAGCGGTGACCTATCACGTCATGGCTGGCTGGGGAGGAGGAAGGAAGTCCATCCTCCCTGGGGTGGCTTCCTACGACGCCATACAGGCCAACCACGCCCTGGCCCTCAAGCCCTCTCCTGATACCGGGAGGGATATGAGGTGTCGCTGTGCCAATATGGAAGACAACTCCCTCCATCTGGATATGGAGGAGGCCTGCGAGATGGTCTCGCCGGATTTCGCCTTCAACGTGGTAATAGGCGGGGACAGCAGGATAGCGGCGGCGGTGTCGGGGCACTGGCGTTCCTCCCACCTCAGAGGAACCGAGCTGGTCAACGACCTGAACGGCGTTAGAGTAGAGGATAGGGCCGACGTGGTCGTAGCCTCCGCCGGAGGATACCCTAAGGACATGGTCCTGTATCAGTCCGCCAAGACGGTGTTTAACTCCGCCGAGGCGGTAAAGGACGGCGGTACCCTGGTGGTGGTGGCTCGGTGTCAGGAAGGGGCCGGTAGCGACGAGTGTCTTGAGATTATGACCGAATACCCCGACCAGATCGAGAGGGAGAAGGCCCTGCGAGATCGGTTCTCCATTCCCAGATATGTCGGGTATCTCCTGACCGAACAGGCGGCGAGGGTCAACCTCGTTTTGGTGTCAGATATGAACCAAACCGACCTGAAGGGTTCAGGGATAGCGGCGGTATCGACCGTCGAGGAAGCCATGGCTGAGGTGGAAAAGCGCCACTCTCAGGGAGGTTCGGTTTACGTCATACCTCACGGGGGGGCGGTTTTCCCGTTTATAAAGGACTAG
- a CDS encoding Ldh family oxidoreductase, translating into MIVSYEKLLEHVISVLEKGMGYSPSQARVTAEVLVEADARGVPSHGVARLAFYRSNLKGGFAFTDREPVVVHETPVSLVVDGRSGIGPSIAAFSVDRSVEKALESGTCTCVVRDSNHYGMAGLWAERAARRGCMAVAMTNTRKCCIVTFGKERLLGTNPIAVAIPGKGEDMFLLDMATPVVAHGKVEVYDRRKKPMPMGWVVDENGRGTTDATHIEGLFKGESSMGGHLFLGGEGEELGGHKGYGLGLMVELMCSALSMGRWSPETFSEPGTGSGITHYFSVSRMDLFGDEDEIRGKVSSIMDSVRSSEKAEGHDRIFVHGDKEREGRETSLREGIELDQATVDMFKVYSEKFGLAPLEGI; encoded by the coding sequence TTGATCGTTTCATACGAAAAACTGCTGGAACACGTTATATCGGTCCTCGAGAAGGGGATGGGCTACAGTCCTTCCCAGGCCCGTGTAACCGCCGAGGTGTTGGTTGAGGCCGACGCCAGAGGGGTGCCGTCCCACGGTGTGGCCAGGCTCGCCTTCTACAGGAGCAACCTGAAGGGAGGGTTCGCCTTCACCGACAGGGAGCCGGTCGTGGTCCACGAGACCCCGGTCTCCCTGGTGGTGGACGGCCGTTCCGGCATAGGCCCATCTATAGCCGCCTTCTCGGTGGACCGATCCGTAGAGAAGGCCCTGGAGAGCGGAACCTGCACCTGCGTCGTCAGGGATTCGAACCACTACGGCATGGCGGGCCTCTGGGCGGAGCGTGCGGCCCGCCGGGGCTGTATGGCCGTCGCCATGACCAACACCAGAAAATGCTGCATCGTGACATTCGGCAAAGAGCGTCTTCTCGGCACCAACCCTATAGCGGTGGCGATTCCCGGAAAAGGTGAGGACATGTTCCTCCTGGATATGGCGACCCCGGTGGTGGCCCACGGCAAGGTGGAGGTCTACGACCGCCGTAAAAAGCCTATGCCTATGGGCTGGGTGGTGGACGAGAACGGCCGAGGCACCACCGACGCCACCCACATAGAGGGGCTTTTCAAGGGGGAATCCTCCATGGGAGGCCATCTTTTCCTGGGAGGAGAGGGAGAGGAGCTAGGGGGACACAAGGGCTACGGCCTTGGGCTCATGGTCGAGCTCATGTGTTCCGCCCTGTCCATGGGAAGATGGAGCCCTGAGACTTTCTCCGAGCCTGGGACCGGTAGCGGCATAACCCACTACTTCTCCGTCTCCAGGATGGACCTCTTCGGCGACGAGGACGAAATTCGAGGAAAGGTATCGTCCATAATGGACTCGGTCCGCTCCAGCGAGAAAGCCGAGGGCCATGACAGGATCTTTGTTCACGGCGATAAGGAGAGAGAGGGCAGGGAGACAAGCCTGAGAGAGGGTATCGAGCTGGATCAGGCCACGGTGGACATGTTTAAGGTCTACTCTGAGAAATTCGGCCTCGCCCCTCTGGAGGGTATATGA
- a CDS encoding sodium:solute symporter family protein → MSIQLIILIAYIVLLFGVSFKALQIQKKSQVKGAIGYLLAGRNLPPVVVAAMLAGLAIGGASTVGVAQNAYTKGLSAGWYNAAWAVAGIAVGLVAAGFFRRMNVRTVPEMMGRMSGSGARVLGAVAQLMIQMVITSLQYVAGGAVLTALLPDVFTFQTGMMATAVIFIGVTLIGGYLAGGLVNVINVVVIYGGIIAALISASSNFGGFDTIVAQLPPSDIWLDWTSGIGIAMVCAWMAVMITQAFSVQAINQIAFSARDERSARLGFIMGGIIILPVGFLCALFGVMAAAKFPGLENSAMALPALVTTISPAIGGLLLAGLWAADISTAVGLLLGSATLTLEDLVKPLFLRGKELTSSQEIALSRVCVLVMSVLTFFMALSIVGILKTLTSALAITVSFTLLILADMFAPSLCRKGSGFWTILASLVVWAAWSLFPATHVVSHVIYLEWPICIAVFVLVAMVDRRPAGRIMQETEPERG, encoded by the coding sequence GTGAGTATTCAGCTTATTATTTTAATAGCTTACATAGTGCTTTTGTTCGGCGTCTCCTTTAAGGCACTTCAGATACAGAAAAAGAGCCAGGTTAAAGGCGCCATCGGATATCTTCTGGCGGGGCGAAATCTGCCTCCTGTCGTGGTGGCTGCCATGCTCGCTGGATTGGCCATAGGTGGGGCCTCCACCGTTGGAGTGGCTCAAAATGCCTACACTAAAGGGCTCTCCGCTGGCTGGTATAACGCTGCATGGGCTGTAGCAGGAATCGCAGTGGGCCTTGTGGCCGCCGGTTTCTTCCGGAGGATGAACGTCAGGACAGTTCCTGAGATGATGGGCCGTATGTCCGGTTCCGGTGCCAGGGTCCTCGGGGCTGTGGCACAGCTTATGATTCAGATGGTCATAACCTCCCTTCAGTACGTCGCAGGAGGGGCGGTCCTCACCGCCCTGCTCCCTGACGTGTTTACCTTTCAGACCGGAATGATGGCTACGGCGGTCATTTTCATAGGGGTCACCCTCATAGGAGGTTACCTGGCAGGGGGATTGGTCAACGTCATAAACGTGGTGGTTATCTACGGAGGCATCATTGCCGCCCTGATCAGCGCATCGTCCAACTTCGGTGGTTTCGATACTATAGTGGCCCAGCTTCCCCCTTCGGATATCTGGTTGGACTGGACCTCCGGGATAGGCATCGCCATGGTCTGTGCCTGGATGGCGGTCATGATAACTCAGGCCTTCTCGGTACAGGCGATCAATCAGATAGCCTTCTCCGCCAGAGACGAGAGGTCCGCTAGGCTAGGTTTTATAATGGGAGGTATCATTATTCTGCCTGTCGGATTTCTCTGTGCCCTCTTCGGGGTGATGGCCGCTGCTAAATTCCCGGGGCTTGAGAACTCCGCTATGGCTTTGCCAGCTCTGGTTACCACTATAAGTCCTGCCATAGGGGGGCTCCTTCTGGCGGGGCTGTGGGCGGCGGATATATCCACCGCCGTAGGGCTCCTGTTGGGAAGCGCCACTTTGACCTTAGAGGACCTGGTAAAGCCCCTTTTCCTGAGAGGAAAGGAGCTGACCTCCTCCCAGGAGATAGCCCTCTCCAGGGTCTGCGTCCTGGTCATGAGCGTCCTGACCTTCTTCATGGCCCTGTCCATCGTGGGGATCCTGAAGACCTTGACCTCCGCCCTAGCTATAACCGTGTCCTTTACGTTGCTTATACTGGCGGATATGTTCGCCCCTTCCCTGTGCCGTAAGGGGTCGGGATTCTGGACCATCCTGGCGTCCCTGGTGGTGTGGGCGGCCTGGAGCCTTTTCCCCGCTACCCACGTGGTCTCCCACGTCATATACCTGGAGTGGCCTATATGTATCGCCGTGTTTGTGCTGGTCGCCATGGTGGACCGTAGGCCCGCTGGTCGTATAATGCAGGAAACAGAACCGGAAAGGGGATAG
- a CDS encoding hydroxymethylglutaryl-CoA lyase, translating into MSCCRLPERAIICEVGPRDGLQNEKVLLTVEQKVALIEGIVEAGAKSVEVGSFVHPKAVPSMADTDEVVNRLEKLGGVEYRGLALNFKGVERAYKAGITKIKVTVSASRTHSKQNSNATPEEVIAGFGDCAAFCSQNGLELSGAISTAFGYSAEGVIPLTEIYPIVDAYVGLGVKEISMSDTTGMGNPRQVYEYMSDLVVRYPDVTWTLHPHNTRGMALANIYAAMTAGVSHFDASFAGLGGCPFAPGASGNVATEDVINMLETMGVSTGFDLDKVLAVARKAEGFVGHPGDSSMLRVRS; encoded by the coding sequence ATGTCCTGTTGTCGTCTCCCCGAAAGGGCGATCATCTGCGAGGTTGGCCCTAGGGACGGTCTCCAGAACGAGAAGGTCCTCTTAACGGTGGAGCAGAAGGTGGCTCTCATTGAGGGCATCGTCGAAGCTGGAGCCAAGAGCGTTGAGGTGGGGTCATTTGTCCACCCAAAAGCGGTTCCGTCCATGGCCGACACCGATGAGGTTGTGAACAGACTCGAAAAATTGGGTGGAGTCGAATACAGAGGGCTGGCCCTCAATTTCAAGGGGGTTGAGAGGGCTTACAAGGCAGGAATCACCAAAATTAAGGTAACCGTCTCGGCCAGTCGAACCCATTCCAAGCAAAACAGCAACGCTACACCTGAGGAGGTTATAGCCGGTTTCGGTGACTGTGCCGCCTTCTGCTCTCAAAATGGGTTGGAGCTCAGTGGGGCTATCTCTACAGCCTTTGGATATTCAGCGGAAGGGGTTATCCCTCTGACCGAGATATACCCCATAGTGGATGCCTACGTCGGTCTAGGGGTCAAGGAGATATCCATGTCCGATACCACCGGTATGGGCAACCCCAGACAGGTGTATGAGTATATGTCCGACCTGGTGGTCAGATATCCCGACGTGACCTGGACGCTACATCCCCACAATACCAGAGGCATGGCTCTAGCTAACATTTATGCCGCTATGACCGCAGGAGTGTCCCACTTTGACGCGTCCTTCGCCGGGCTGGGAGGCTGTCCTTTCGCCCCTGGGGCGTCAGGCAATGTGGCCACCGAGGACGTGATTAACATGTTGGAGACCATGGGGGTTAGCACCGGTTTCGACCTGGATAAGGTCCTAGCTGTAGCCCGCAAGGCGGAGGGTTTTGTCGGCCATCCAGGCGATAGCTCGATGCTGAGAGTGCGTTCCTAG
- the aroE gene encoding shikimate dehydrogenase, protein MFKEKTFWADTEFFGLLGSPVRKSLSAAMHNANFKSLGMNALYTPYEVTTEDLPKVIPALESLRFKGLNVTMPLKQEIIKYLDELDEIASLCNAVNTVYWKNGKICGSNTDGIGFVHGLKEQGRYDPTGKHCLLFGAGGASRGVAFALCAAGLSSITLWGRPSGHDKLQKLASDLNGYRSGVCKIQSTDEGDIPKLLKENELIINGTSVGMAPNTDATVFDTSYIESRHMVCDLVYVPHETKLLRQAEAKGARTLVGYWMTIWQGAEAFRRWTGGKEPDVEVMTKTMLEHLTRKES, encoded by the coding sequence ATGTTTAAAGAAAAAACCTTCTGGGCAGACACCGAATTCTTCGGACTCCTTGGAAGCCCTGTTCGAAAGTCTCTGTCTGCGGCTATGCACAACGCGAACTTCAAATCACTGGGCATGAATGCCCTTTACACTCCCTATGAGGTTACGACGGAGGACCTTCCTAAGGTTATTCCCGCCCTCGAATCCCTCCGTTTTAAGGGACTAAACGTCACCATGCCCTTAAAACAGGAAATCATAAAATATCTGGACGAGTTGGACGAGATAGCCTCCCTCTGCAACGCAGTCAACACGGTGTACTGGAAAAACGGAAAAATCTGTGGCTCCAACACCGACGGAATAGGCTTTGTACACGGCCTCAAGGAGCAGGGGCGATACGATCCTACGGGAAAACACTGTCTTCTCTTCGGGGCAGGTGGAGCCTCCAGGGGCGTGGCCTTCGCTCTCTGTGCTGCTGGGCTTAGCTCAATCACCCTTTGGGGCAGGCCATCGGGCCACGATAAGCTCCAAAAGCTTGCCAGCGATCTGAATGGCTATAGGTCCGGTGTATGCAAGATCCAGTCCACCGATGAAGGGGATATCCCAAAGCTGCTGAAGGAAAACGAGCTGATCATAAACGGGACCTCCGTGGGCATGGCTCCAAACACCGATGCCACGGTCTTCGATACTTCCTACATAGAGAGCCGCCATATGGTGTGCGATCTGGTCTATGTCCCTCACGAAACGAAGTTACTTCGTCAGGCGGAGGCTAAGGGAGCCAGGACCCTGGTTGGCTACTGGATGACCATCTGGCAGGGGGCGGAGGCCTTCAGGCGCTGGACCGGTGGAAAAGAGCCCGACGTTGAGGTTATGACCAAGACCATGCTGGAGCATCTGACCAGGAAAGAGAGCTAA
- a CDS encoding tripartite tricarboxylate transporter permease, with protein MIALVWIGVMAGVWIGAVPGLSVTMASALLISFTFSWHLNSALALICGVFVGGVYGGAITSILLNIPGAPAAIAAGFDGHPLAKKGEAGRTIGLVTTVSIFGGLLGIAVLAVAAPIVANFALKVAPRDYFLLALMGLLLIGSIGSGDPVKGVLAGAIGVLLSMVGMDPSTGELRYTFGNIYLMAGINFITAMIGLFGVSEVLFQLRDPYKKVVKQRLDKIVPDLKTFFKHLPLALRSGLLGVWIGALPGTGGDVAALLAYDQAKRSVKNPECPFGEGAIEGVIAPESANKGAIGGAFIPMLTLGIPGDAVTAIIIGALFIHGLKPGPMLMVENPDIFWTIISLLLMSNVALLVIGLMSVKMFSKIIEVPKKIILPVVVILSIIGTYSIQNSLMDVFWMIGFGVLGYFMRIFDYSTAPMVLGIILGPLLDSNYRRAMQSVGEELIPFFMDFITNPLSLFLTVCIVYLVVSQTAWWRIWSRRVFTSAKERQA; from the coding sequence ATGATCGCATTGGTGTGGATAGGTGTCATGGCTGGAGTCTGGATTGGGGCGGTGCCTGGACTATCGGTTACCATGGCAAGTGCTTTGCTGATTTCCTTTACCTTTTCGTGGCATCTTAACAGTGCCTTGGCTTTGATATGTGGCGTGTTCGTCGGAGGGGTCTATGGAGGAGCCATTACATCAATACTGCTCAATATCCCCGGTGCTCCAGCGGCAATTGCAGCTGGTTTTGACGGCCACCCCCTTGCAAAAAAAGGAGAAGCTGGAAGGACAATAGGTTTGGTCACTACCGTTTCCATCTTTGGAGGGCTCCTGGGTATAGCGGTACTTGCCGTTGCCGCCCCTATAGTGGCTAATTTTGCCTTGAAAGTGGCTCCTAGAGATTATTTTCTACTGGCTCTTATGGGGCTGTTGCTGATAGGCAGCATCGGTAGCGGTGACCCTGTAAAGGGTGTTTTGGCAGGTGCCATCGGGGTTCTTCTAAGCATGGTGGGTATGGATCCGTCCACAGGAGAGCTTCGCTATACCTTTGGGAATATTTATTTGATGGCGGGCATCAATTTTATCACCGCTATGATTGGCCTTTTTGGCGTATCGGAGGTGCTCTTCCAGCTCAGAGATCCCTACAAAAAGGTGGTCAAACAGAGACTGGATAAAATAGTCCCAGATCTAAAGACTTTCTTTAAGCACCTTCCTCTGGCTCTTAGATCCGGCTTGCTTGGCGTATGGATCGGTGCCCTTCCCGGCACCGGTGGAGATGTCGCGGCCCTGTTAGCCTACGATCAGGCTAAAAGATCCGTAAAAAATCCTGAGTGTCCCTTTGGTGAAGGAGCTATAGAGGGGGTTATCGCCCCAGAGTCCGCTAATAAAGGTGCGATCGGCGGCGCTTTTATCCCTATGCTCACATTAGGGATACCAGGCGATGCTGTCACGGCGATAATCATAGGAGCCCTCTTCATACACGGTCTTAAGCCTGGGCCCATGTTGATGGTCGAAAATCCAGATATTTTCTGGACGATCATCTCGTTGCTCCTCATGAGCAACGTTGCGCTATTGGTTATAGGTCTTATGAGCGTGAAAATGTTTAGTAAAATAATAGAAGTTCCTAAGAAAATCATCCTGCCTGTGGTAGTCATTCTGTCCATAATTGGAACTTACTCCATCCAGAATAGCCTTATGGATGTTTTTTGGATGATAGGCTTCGGAGTTCTGGGATATTTTATGAGGATATTCGACTACAGCACTGCCCCGATGGTCCTCGGTATCATACTTGGTCCTTTGCTGGACTCCAATTATCGTAGGGCGATGCAGTCTGTCGGAGAAGAGCTAATTCCCTTCTTCATGGATTTTATTACGAATCCTCTGTCGCTGTTTCTCACCGTATGTATCGTATATCTCGTGGTCTCTCAGACGGCATGGTGGAGAATTTGGAGCAGGCGAGTGTTTACGTCGGCCAAAGAGCGTCAGGCCTAG
- a CDS encoding tripartite tricarboxylate transporter TctB family protein has translation MSDQQRTIARKPGEIGFALLFVLFGALGYYFALDMTSGKYSSPSVLPKVASSVIMAMGFIEILKSLKKRKNKYGVNELMSFLFTKEVFFVLILLGLYSVFLPILHFALASFLFLLLSLLYLHSWGQVKLCTAVSVGTVIVLVGVFKYIFQVILP, from the coding sequence ATGTCTGACCAACAGAGAACAATTGCACGAAAGCCCGGAGAGATCGGTTTTGCACTGCTATTTGTCCTTTTCGGAGCTCTTGGATATTATTTTGCCCTTGATATGACCAGCGGCAAATACTCGTCTCCTTCGGTGCTTCCTAAGGTCGCTTCCTCGGTGATAATGGCAATGGGGTTCATTGAAATATTGAAAAGCCTTAAAAAAAGAAAAAATAAATATGGAGTTAATGAGTTAATGAGTTTCCTCTTCACCAAAGAGGTTTTTTTTGTGCTAATCCTGTTAGGTCTATACTCTGTCTTTCTCCCTATTCTGCATTTTGCTTTGGCTTCTTTTTTATTTCTGTTGCTTTCCCTTCTTTATCTGCATAGCTGGGGACAAGTTAAGCTGTGTACAGCTGTTTCAGTGGGAACGGTGATAGTCCTAGTCGGTGTCTTCAAATATATTTTCCAGGTTATATTGCCTTGA
- a CDS encoding tripartite tricarboxylate transporter substrate binding protein encodes MKRHFLTVVLCSLLGLWIVSPAIADYPEKNISGYIAWGAGGGTDNASRALTPLVEKLIGGKIILQNKPGAAGALATTLVANMPADGYSILYNAEGPALYKVLGLGQYDYNDFETLALMVFGVDVICVNPDTPYQTLQDLIEEAKKKPGKIKMASTGTGGIPFVIASMLRAMKDVEFNLVGFDGDGSGMAALLGGHVEAMPISMMGAGTVDLIKTGKLRALAVINNERVEQLPDVPSITEIYPEFSKYLPIGHFYGAFVKKGTPQPIVDKLKDAYMQAVKDPAFVWFVKRLNGIQLALSGEEADEFLKKNQSNVTWLLEEAGVTKVSPAELGIPKP; translated from the coding sequence ATGAAGCGACATTTTTTGACTGTAGTGCTTTGCTCCCTGCTAGGACTTTGGATCGTCTCGCCAGCTATAGCTGATTATCCAGAGAAGAACATCAGTGGTTATATCGCATGGGGTGCTGGTGGAGGGACGGATAACGCCTCCAGGGCCCTTACCCCTCTGGTCGAAAAGCTAATCGGTGGAAAGATTATTCTGCAAAACAAGCCAGGAGCGGCTGGAGCACTGGCCACGACTTTGGTAGCAAATATGCCTGCCGATGGCTACTCAATACTCTACAACGCAGAAGGTCCGGCTCTCTACAAGGTGTTGGGACTTGGTCAGTACGATTACAACGATTTTGAGACCTTAGCTCTTATGGTTTTCGGTGTCGATGTAATATGTGTTAATCCCGATACCCCTTATCAGACCCTTCAGGACCTTATCGAAGAGGCCAAGAAAAAACCTGGAAAGATAAAGATGGCCTCCACCGGGACAGGTGGAATACCATTTGTTATCGCTTCTATGCTGAGGGCCATGAAGGACGTCGAGTTTAACCTCGTCGGTTTTGACGGCGATGGCTCCGGTATGGCTGCCCTCCTCGGTGGTCACGTTGAGGCCATGCCCATAAGCATGATGGGAGCTGGCACGGTAGATCTGATAAAAACCGGAAAGCTTCGTGCTTTGGCGGTCATCAATAACGAGAGAGTGGAACAGCTTCCCGATGTCCCCTCTATCACCGAGATATACCCAGAGTTCTCTAAGTACCTTCCTATAGGGCACTTCTACGGAGCTTTCGTCAAAAAGGGAACTCCTCAGCCTATAGTTGATAAACTTAAGGATGCCTATATGCAGGCCGTTAAAGACCCCGCTTTTGTGTGGTTTGTCAAAAGGCTTAACGGTATTCAGCTTGCCCTATCGGGAGAAGAGGCCGATGAGTTCCTTAAGAAAAACCAGTCCAACGTCACATGGTTGCTGGAAGAAGCAGGGGTCACCAAGGTTTCCCCCGCTGAATTAGGCATACCTAAGCCTTAG
- a CDS encoding aldehyde dehydrogenase family protein: MATKEITPEQLKVLEDLVAKARKAQGIIENYDQDRVDRMCRAVAWAAGNPEIFDRLGKMGVEESGAGDWNGRYGKRHKILGVLRDALRQKSVGMVEFNPEKGLARYAKPAGLIVSLIPMTNPELTPIVTAIYALKARDVVIFSPHPRTKKTTFEVVRIMRQALKEIGEPEDFLQCVESPNMAIVDKIMTMGDLIMATGGPAMTKAAHSSGKPAYCSGAGNATMIFDETTDVDIAARNTRISKTSDFGSGCSADGNLVINGCIYDAMVEALKNEGGYLATDEQRELLKKAMWDEEGHRIVETVAVSPQKLAKAAGFEIPEDRKFIMVVGDGIGKEYKFSGEKLTTLLALYRYEGEFENALKMMDEIYKVGGRGHSCGIYSHDDDHINRLALRAPVTRIMVRQPQSKANAGSAENGMPMTSSMGCGIWGGNMVSENIALKHYMQSTWVARPIVKDQPDESVLFGEFFDPSKKKP; the protein is encoded by the coding sequence ATGGCGACAAAAGAGATAACACCTGAACAGCTTAAGGTCCTGGAGGATCTGGTGGCGAAGGCCCGTAAGGCCCAGGGGATAATAGAAAACTACGATCAAGATCGTGTGGACCGTATGTGCCGTGCCGTTGCCTGGGCTGCGGGCAATCCGGAGATTTTTGACCGGCTCGGCAAGATGGGCGTGGAGGAAAGCGGAGCCGGCGACTGGAACGGCCGCTATGGAAAACGCCACAAGATACTCGGTGTCTTGAGAGATGCCTTGAGGCAAAAGAGTGTTGGTATGGTGGAGTTCAACCCGGAGAAGGGATTGGCTCGCTACGCAAAGCCCGCCGGTCTGATCGTCTCACTGATACCTATGACTAACCCGGAGCTTACCCCTATAGTGACCGCTATATATGCGTTGAAAGCCAGGGACGTGGTTATATTCTCGCCCCATCCCAGGACGAAAAAGACAACCTTCGAGGTCGTCCGTATCATGAGGCAGGCTCTCAAGGAGATAGGGGAGCCGGAGGATTTCCTCCAGTGCGTTGAATCACCGAATATGGCTATAGTGGACAAAATAATGACAATGGGGGATCTCATAATGGCCACCGGTGGCCCTGCCATGACCAAAGCTGCTCACAGCTCCGGCAAGCCGGCGTATTGCTCCGGGGCCGGAAACGCGACCATGATATTCGACGAGACCACCGATGTGGATATCGCTGCTAGAAACACCCGGATCAGCAAGACCTCCGACTTTGGGTCTGGATGCTCCGCCGACGGCAACCTGGTCATCAACGGCTGTATCTACGACGCCATGGTCGAGGCTCTGAAGAACGAGGGCGGCTATCTGGCCACCGACGAACAGAGGGAGTTACTCAAGAAGGCCATGTGGGACGAAGAGGGCCATCGTATCGTCGAGACCGTTGCGGTGTCTCCCCAAAAGCTGGCAAAGGCCGCAGGTTTCGAGATCCCTGAAGATCGTAAGTTTATAATGGTGGTAGGAGACGGCATAGGCAAAGAGTATAAGTTCTCGGGGGAAAAACTCACCACCCTCCTGGCGCTGTATCGCTACGAGGGAGAATTCGAGAACGCCTTAAAGATGATGGACGAGATCTACAAGGTCGGAGGCAGAGGTCACTCCTGCGGGATATACAGCCACGACGACGACCATATCAATCGCCTTGCCCTGAGAGCTCCTGTCACCCGCATAATGGTTCGCCAGCCCCAGTCCAAGGCAAACGCCGGCAGTGCGGAAAACGGTATGCCCATGACGTCCAGTATGGGATGTGGGATCTGGGGAGGCAACATGGTCTCCGAGAATATAGCCCTCAAGCACTATATGCAGAGCACCTGGGTTGCCCGTCCTATCGTTAAAGATCAGCCGGACGAGTCGGTACTTTTTGGAGAATTCTTCGATCCGTCGAAGAAAAAGCCATAA